The following proteins are co-located in the Desulfoscipio sp. XC116 genome:
- the dapG gene encoding aspartate kinase — MKFLVLKFGGTSLVSSELRERVAGKVIAAKDEGYSPVVVVSAIGRQGDPYATDTLINLVKQANRELPGREMDMLMSCGEIISGVIMAATLQNTGCPAVFMTGAQAGITTDNKHSEARILKVQPNNIIKYAQEGYVVVVAGFQGVTEHGETTTLGRGGSDTTAAALGVALNAVYVDIYTDVEGIMTADPRIVSEAKALAAITYDEICHLAHEGAKVVHPRAVEIAMQKGVPLRVRSAFSDGPGTLVTSSGEVYKGSIDITRDRIITGITYISGIAQIKVNTGAGVEGFKKQRRMFRSLALAGVSIDFINILPEVILFTVQDDMAEKAIEVLENAGYAAEVITGCAKVSAVGAGMSGVPGVIADIVEAITKNDIQILQCNDSHTTVWVLVRREEMENAVRALHKQFKLAH, encoded by the coding sequence ATGAAGTTCCTGGTACTTAAGTTTGGGGGTACTTCCTTGGTATCTTCCGAATTAAGGGAAAGGGTGGCGGGCAAAGTAATAGCTGCCAAAGATGAAGGTTATTCACCTGTGGTAGTGGTTTCAGCTATTGGACGACAGGGCGATCCTTATGCCACCGATACTTTGATTAACCTGGTTAAACAAGCTAACCGGGAGTTGCCGGGACGCGAGATGGATATGTTAATGTCCTGCGGTGAAATAATATCCGGTGTAATCATGGCGGCAACCCTGCAGAACACGGGTTGTCCGGCTGTTTTTATGACGGGCGCACAGGCAGGTATAACCACTGATAATAAGCATTCCGAAGCACGGATTTTAAAGGTTCAGCCGAACAATATTATTAAATATGCTCAAGAGGGTTACGTGGTAGTAGTGGCCGGTTTCCAGGGCGTGACTGAACACGGTGAAACGACCACTTTGGGCCGCGGGGGTAGTGATACCACTGCTGCTGCATTGGGTGTGGCTTTAAATGCTGTTTATGTGGATATTTACACTGATGTAGAAGGTATTATGACCGCTGATCCGCGCATTGTATCCGAAGCCAAAGCGCTCGCGGCTATCACCTATGACGAGATATGTCATCTGGCTCATGAAGGGGCCAAGGTGGTACACCCGCGGGCGGTAGAGATCGCTATGCAAAAAGGCGTTCCTTTGCGTGTTCGGTCAGCTTTCTCCGATGGGCCTGGAACACTGGTGACCAGCTCGGGTGAAGTATATAAAGGCTCTATAGATATAACCAGGGATCGTATTATTACAGGAATAACTTATATATCCGGTATAGCTCAGATAAAGGTTAATACCGGTGCCGGTGTTGAAGGTTTTAAAAAGCAACGTCGCATGTTCAGATCGCTGGCGCTGGCCGGGGTGAGCATCGACTTTATTAATATTTTACCTGAAGTAATTCTGTTCACAGTACAGGATGATATGGCTGAAAAAGCGATCGAGGTACTGGAAAACGCCGGTTATGCGGCGGAAGTAATTACCGGGTGTGCCAAGGTATCTGCGGTGGGTGCGGGCATGTCCGGAGTACCCGGGGTAATAGCGGATATAGTAGAAGCGATAACTAAAAATGATATCCAAATATTGCAGTGTAACGATTCTCATACTACTGTTTGGGTTTTGGTAAGACGTGAGGAAATGGAAAATGCCGTCAGGGCCCTGCACAAGCAATTTAAACTAGCCCATTAA
- a CDS encoding YlzJ-like family protein — translation MILYTPMQLELVLAGLDQMTHYPERKATVNGVPALVRNVGGKEELVQLLSTDPKDYLRTDLYPGAPVIQSR, via the coding sequence ATGATCCTTTATACGCCAATGCAATTGGAACTTGTGCTGGCCGGGTTGGATCAAATGACTCATTACCCGGAGAGAAAAGCTACTGTTAATGGAGTGCCGGCGCTGGTACGCAACGTGGGAGGCAAGGAGGAATTAGTGCAGCTTCTGAGTACCGACCCCAAAGACTATTTGCGTACGGATCTATACCCGGGGGCCCCGGTAATACAGAGTCGTTAA
- a CDS encoding DNA translocase FtsK 4TM domain-containing protein, with translation MSDELKYEITGITLLAMAMLVLLSIINPAVGLVGSFINASLMRLAGEGRFLFPVLLAVAGYKMLQRKRKAKKAVNLHGAVIIAVVVLTLLHFSIPADYIIKAGWQGDGGGIIGGFTYFMLIKSFGRPGVYIILATMLIVGLLLSTNQSIAAVFKSITDKIGQILKKTIRMVDDFLFFRDDETKDERDVYPVIIDRCYTDELTANDTCHEDYPYGALDDSRGCGAVLTKGPEDKKSNILYYRPLKETVDRGKPDTDKRVEENEQANNKLSSGCAEYEDEGISANVKNYLLPPVSLLAKLPRGKVSRDNRDISANVKVLEETLGSFGIKARVTQVSRGPAITRYEIQPPPGVKVSRIVGLSDDIALSMAASDVRIEAPVPGKPVVGIEVPNREIATVFLRELVESAEYQRSPSCLTIALGKDIAGQPVLDDLARMPHLLIAGATGAGKSVCLNTLIAGFLFKSTPDQVKLMIIDPKMVELAAFNGIPHLVSPVVTDPKKAATSLRWAVKEMEYRYDLFAGCGVRDIARYNKLMLQQNKAQLPLLVIIIDELADLMMVAPADVEDAICRLAQMARAAGIHLVVATQRPSVDIITGLIKANIPSRISFAVSSQIDSRTILDMGGAEKLLGRGDMLFCPVGAGKPIRVQGAYLSDREVELLVRHWKQQSEPEYDASIANEVGQIDKEPEIRDDMLPQAAKIFVETGHASISLLQRRLHIGYARAARLMDILEKKGYVGGYEGSKPRAVLITSDEYNSHFYDVPGSQVGNNK, from the coding sequence ATGTCGGATGAATTAAAATATGAAATTACGGGAATTACTTTACTGGCTATGGCCATGCTGGTATTGCTAAGTATTATTAATCCTGCGGTTGGCCTGGTGGGAAGCTTTATAAACGCTTCACTCATGCGCCTGGCAGGTGAGGGAAGATTTTTATTTCCTGTTTTGCTGGCGGTGGCCGGATATAAAATGTTGCAACGAAAAAGAAAGGCTAAAAAAGCTGTCAATTTACATGGTGCGGTAATTATAGCTGTGGTTGTGCTGACCCTGCTGCACTTTTCCATTCCGGCCGATTATATTATTAAGGCCGGCTGGCAGGGGGACGGCGGCGGTATTATTGGCGGGTTTACCTATTTTATGTTAATTAAGTCATTTGGCAGACCGGGGGTTTACATTATATTGGCTACTATGTTAATTGTCGGCTTGTTGCTTTCCACCAATCAATCTATAGCAGCGGTATTTAAAAGTATAACCGACAAAATAGGTCAGATTCTAAAAAAAACGATACGCATGGTGGATGATTTTCTGTTTTTTAGGGATGATGAAACTAAAGATGAGCGAGATGTATATCCCGTAATTATTGATCGTTGTTATACAGACGAATTAACAGCTAATGATACTTGTCATGAGGATTACCCGTACGGCGCTTTGGACGATAGCCGGGGGTGCGGTGCAGTGCTGACTAAAGGACCAGAAGATAAGAAGTCCAATATTCTTTATTACCGACCTTTAAAGGAAACTGTTGATCGTGGAAAGCCGGATACCGATAAAAGAGTGGAAGAAAATGAACAGGCAAATAATAAATTATCATCCGGATGTGCGGAGTATGAAGACGAGGGGATTTCAGCCAATGTGAAAAATTACCTTTTGCCTCCGGTTTCCCTGCTGGCCAAGCTGCCTCGTGGCAAAGTAAGCAGGGATAACCGTGATATTAGTGCTAATGTTAAGGTGCTCGAGGAAACACTGGGCAGTTTTGGGATTAAGGCCAGGGTTACCCAGGTATCCAGGGGTCCGGCGATAACCAGATACGAGATACAACCGCCCCCCGGGGTGAAGGTTAGCCGGATTGTTGGCTTATCTGATGACATTGCTCTGAGTATGGCGGCATCCGATGTGCGTATTGAGGCACCCGTGCCGGGCAAGCCGGTGGTGGGCATTGAAGTGCCCAACAGGGAAATCGCCACGGTTTTTTTGCGCGAGCTGGTGGAGTCGGCGGAGTATCAAAGATCACCTTCGTGTCTCACCATTGCTTTAGGAAAGGATATCGCGGGTCAGCCCGTATTAGACGACCTGGCCCGTATGCCGCACTTGCTTATTGCCGGGGCGACCGGGGCGGGAAAAAGCGTTTGCCTAAACACATTGATTGCCGGCTTTTTGTTTAAATCGACCCCTGATCAGGTGAAATTAATGATTATTGATCCCAAAATGGTTGAATTGGCTGCGTTTAACGGTATCCCGCATCTGGTCTCTCCGGTAGTCACCGATCCCAAAAAAGCGGCTACATCATTACGCTGGGCAGTTAAGGAGATGGAATATCGTTATGATTTATTTGCCGGCTGCGGGGTGCGGGATATTGCCCGGTATAATAAGTTGATGTTGCAGCAAAATAAAGCACAGCTGCCGCTATTGGTGATTATTATTGACGAACTGGCGGATTTAATGATGGTAGCTCCTGCGGACGTGGAAGATGCCATATGCCGATTGGCTCAAATGGCCAGGGCGGCGGGTATTCATCTGGTAGTGGCTACTCAGCGGCCATCGGTGGATATTATTACCGGTCTGATTAAAGCTAATATACCCTCCCGGATCAGCTTTGCGGTTTCATCACAAATAGATTCCCGGACTATTTTGGATATGGGTGGAGCGGAAAAATTGTTGGGCCGGGGTGATATGCTGTTTTGCCCCGTGGGGGCGGGTAAACCGATTAGAGTCCAGGGGGCCTACTTATCGGATCGGGAAGTGGAATTGCTGGTACGGCATTGGAAACAGCAATCAGAGCCGGAATATGATGCCAGTATTGCTAATGAAGTGGGTCAGATTGATAAGGAACCGGAAATTCGTGATGATATGCTGCCTCAGGCGGCAAAGATTTTTGTAGAGACCGGTCATGCCTCTATATCATTGCTGCAGCGGCGCCTCCATATTGGCTATGCCCGGGCTGCCAGGCTAATGGATATATTGGAGAAAAAAGGGTACGTGGGCGGTTACGAAGGAAGCAAGCCTCGGGCGGTGTTAATTACA
- a CDS encoding ATP-dependent Clp protease proteolytic subunit: protein MSYYQSFDEVPGIFPYHPPSQPGPETDPHRPENPNSDPNTERTRVTGKPKNTMETVKEMGAIQVPEIKSNIHCLTIVGQIEGHLVLPPQNKTTKYEHMIPQLVALEQSPEVEGIVVVLNTVGGDVEAGLAIAEMISSLSKPTVSVVLGGGHSIGVPIAVSTDYSFIAETASMTIHPIRLNGLVIGVPQTYEYLDKMQDRVVRFVTAHSHITQDKFRELMFRTGELARDIGTVLIGYDAVECGLIDEVGGVHQAMDKLKSLVEEWKTRNEVPLQ, encoded by the coding sequence ATGTCTTATTATCAATCTTTTGATGAGGTACCCGGCATATTCCCTTATCATCCGCCGTCTCAGCCCGGACCCGAAACCGATCCGCACCGGCCCGAGAACCCCAACAGCGATCCAAATACCGAAAGGACCAGGGTAACCGGCAAACCCAAGAATACCATGGAAACGGTTAAGGAAATGGGCGCAATTCAGGTGCCTGAAATAAAGAGCAATATTCATTGTTTAACTATTGTTGGCCAAATAGAAGGCCATTTAGTCCTTCCACCGCAGAATAAGACCACTAAATATGAACATATGATACCCCAGTTGGTAGCGTTGGAACAAAGCCCGGAGGTGGAAGGAATTGTAGTTGTTTTAAATACCGTGGGCGGTGATGTGGAGGCGGGCCTGGCTATTGCCGAAATGATCTCCAGTTTATCCAAACCAACCGTATCCGTGGTGCTCGGCGGAGGGCACAGTATCGGCGTGCCTATAGCGGTATCCACAGATTATTCTTTTATTGCGGAAACAGCCAGTATGACCATTCACCCCATCCGCTTAAACGGGTTGGTTATTGGTGTTCCCCAGACCTATGAGTACCTGGATAAAATGCAGGACCGGGTAGTGCGCTTTGTTACCGCACATTCGCATATTACTCAGGATAAATTTAGGGAACTTATGTTCCGCACAGGGGAGCTGGCCCGCGACATTGGTACTGTTTTAATCGGATATGATGCGGTGGAATGTGGTTTAATTGATGAGGTGGGCGGAGTGCATCAAGCGATGGATAAGCTAAAAAGCTTAGTTGAGGAATGGAAGACCAGAAACGAGGTGCCCCTGCAATGA
- a CDS encoding aspartate-semialdehyde dehydrogenase, producing MAGYNVIIVGASGAVGQEMLQILEERNFPVSKLKLCATARSAGKEMIFKGKTYIVEETTPTSFDGMEIALFAGGAASTEFGPLAAEKGVVVIDNSSHFRLDPQVPLVVPEVNPEDVKEHKGIIANPNCSTIIMVVPLKAIYDAAGIKRVVVSTYQAVSGAGAEGITELTEHTRIALDGGQVVPSKFQYQIAFNLIPHIDVFQEMDYTKEEWKMVKETHKILHDDNVAITATTVRVPVYRSHSESINIETNRKVTADEAKKIMADFPGVIVVDNPANKEYPMPLYTSGKDEVFVGRIREDNSLEQGLNMWVAADQLRKGAATNAVQIAELVVKCGCLGKR from the coding sequence TTGGCTGGTTATAATGTAATTATAGTAGGAGCATCCGGAGCAGTGGGACAGGAAATGTTGCAAATCCTGGAAGAAAGAAATTTTCCGGTGAGCAAATTGAAACTTTGCGCCACCGCTCGTTCCGCCGGCAAAGAAATGATCTTTAAAGGTAAAACGTATATTGTTGAGGAGACTACGCCGACTTCTTTTGACGGGATGGAGATCGCTCTTTTTGCCGGTGGCGCGGCCAGTACGGAATTTGGCCCGCTGGCGGCTGAAAAGGGCGTGGTGGTTATTGATAACAGCAGCCATTTTCGTCTGGACCCACAGGTGCCTTTGGTTGTTCCCGAGGTTAATCCCGAGGATGTCAAGGAACATAAGGGCATTATAGCCAACCCCAACTGTTCTACTATTATCATGGTGGTACCCCTCAAAGCGATATATGATGCCGCAGGTATTAAACGGGTGGTAGTATCCACCTACCAGGCGGTAAGCGGCGCCGGAGCTGAAGGTATTACAGAATTAACTGAACATACCAGAATTGCCCTGGATGGCGGTCAGGTTGTACCATCTAAGTTTCAATATCAAATAGCTTTCAACCTGATACCACATATTGATGTATTTCAGGAGATGGATTACACTAAAGAAGAATGGAAAATGGTCAAGGAAACCCATAAAATTTTACATGATGACAATGTGGCTATAACCGCTACAACTGTGCGTGTCCCGGTTTACCGCAGCCATTCGGAGTCCATTAATATAGAAACTAATCGCAAAGTTACCGCGGACGAGGCCAAGAAAATTATGGCGGATTTTCCCGGGGTGATTGTTGTTGATAACCCGGCTAATAAGGAGTACCCCATGCCCCTTTACACATCCGGAAAGGATGAGGTGTTTGTCGGCCGCATCAGGGAAGACAATTCCCTGGAACAAGGGCTTAATATGTGGGTGGCGGCTGATCAATTGCGCAAAGGCGCGGCCACAAATGCAGTGCAAATTGCAGAGCTGGTAGTTAAATGCGGATGTCTTGGAAAGAGATAA
- a CDS encoding dipicolinate synthase subunit B, whose protein sequence is MRLKGIKVGFALTGSHCTLDEVLAEMKRVADEGAILYPIISASVDETDTRFGASAGWKERIIEITGQNIINSIVGAEPVGPEKSLDVLVVAPCTGNTLAKLANAITDGPVLMAVKAHLRNQRPVVMAISTNDGLSLNAKNIGLLLNAKNIYMVPFGQDNPTGKPNSLKAKMDKMVDAIEHALQGKQIQPVLVAYD, encoded by the coding sequence ATGAGATTAAAGGGTATTAAGGTGGGATTTGCTTTAACAGGCTCTCATTGTACCCTGGATGAAGTGCTGGCGGAGATGAAAAGGGTTGCTGATGAGGGTGCTATATTGTATCCTATTATTAGTGCATCTGTAGATGAAACCGATACCAGGTTTGGAGCGTCCGCCGGCTGGAAAGAACGTATTATTGAGATTACCGGGCAAAATATTATTAACAGTATTGTTGGCGCAGAGCCGGTTGGCCCGGAAAAGTCGCTGGATGTGCTGGTGGTGGCGCCGTGCACCGGAAATACTCTGGCTAAATTGGCTAACGCTATTACCGACGGTCCGGTGCTGATGGCTGTTAAAGCCCATTTACGCAACCAGCGCCCGGTGGTAATGGCTATTTCTACTAATGACGGTCTTAGTTTAAATGCCAAAAATATTGGTTTGCTTTTAAATGCTAAAAATATATATATGGTTCCGTTTGGACAGGATAATCCCACCGGCAAACCAAATTCGTTAAAGGCCAAAATGGATAAAATGGTGGATGCCATTGAACATGCTTTGCAGGGGAAGCAGATTCAACCTGTTTTAGTTGCCTACGATTAA
- a CDS encoding ribonuclease J, translating into MAREPKVSLIPLGGLGEIGKNMMVVRYGENILVIDSGLMFPEEDLLGIDIVIPDITYLLENKNLVRGIVLTHGHEDHIGALPYVLKQLNVPVYGTRLTLGILGGKLREQHMLDNVKLNCVKPRDIVSIGPFKVEFIRVSHSIPDAVALAIETPVGVIIHTGDFKIDQTPVDGEVTDFYRFAQRGEKGVLALLSDSTNVERPGYTMSERVVGQTFDDTFREARERIIVATFASNVHRLQQAITTASRYKRKVAVVGRSMVNVVNIACDLGYLKVPDGLLVELDEASRLPRNQIVYLTTGSQGEPMSALTRMASRDHRQVEIMTGDTIIISATPIPGNEKLVARVIDQLFKLGANVIYEAVSGIHVSGHPSQEELKLMMNLVKPKFFMPVHGECRMLVKHARLARDLGIPESNIFVGENGQVLELTKRSGRFAGRVTSGRVLVDGLGVGDVGNIVLRDRRQLSQDGILIVVMTISRESGLIVSGPDIVSRGFVYVRESEQLMDQAKEKVKLALEKCYARKILEWASIKSQVRDDLSKFLFEKTRRRPMILPIIMEV; encoded by the coding sequence ATGGCGCGTGAACCTAAAGTATCCTTGATCCCTTTGGGGGGACTGGGGGAGATCGGCAAGAACATGATGGTGGTGAGATACGGGGAAAATATTTTGGTTATTGACTCCGGCCTGATGTTCCCTGAGGAAGATTTGCTGGGCATTGACATAGTCATTCCGGATATCACTTATCTTTTGGAGAATAAAAATCTTGTACGTGGTATTGTGCTTACGCATGGACACGAAGATCATATCGGGGCATTGCCATATGTTTTAAAGCAATTGAACGTCCCGGTATATGGTACCAGGCTTACTTTGGGGATTCTCGGCGGTAAATTGCGCGAACAACATATGCTGGACAATGTTAAGTTGAATTGCGTAAAACCGCGGGATATAGTATCGATAGGTCCTTTTAAGGTAGAGTTTATTCGAGTTTCGCACAGTATCCCCGATGCAGTGGCCCTGGCTATTGAGACGCCGGTGGGAGTTATTATACACACCGGTGACTTTAAGATCGATCAAACTCCGGTGGATGGTGAAGTAACGGATTTCTACCGGTTTGCTCAGCGAGGGGAAAAAGGTGTACTAGCTCTTTTAAGTGACAGTACTAACGTGGAAAGACCCGGGTACACTATGTCTGAACGGGTAGTGGGACAAACCTTTGATGATACATTTAGAGAGGCCCGGGAAAGGATTATTGTAGCCACCTTTGCCTCTAATGTACACAGGCTGCAGCAGGCTATTACCACGGCAAGTCGCTATAAAAGAAAAGTGGCCGTGGTGGGACGCAGTATGGTTAACGTGGTTAATATTGCCTGTGATCTGGGATATCTCAAGGTACCGGACGGATTACTGGTTGAGTTGGATGAGGCATCCAGACTACCCAGGAACCAGATTGTTTACCTTACCACCGGTAGCCAGGGGGAACCGATGAGCGCTCTAACCAGGATGGCCAGTCGTGATCATCGCCAGGTGGAAATAATGACCGGGGATACAATAATAATTTCTGCTACCCCTATACCTGGTAATGAAAAACTGGTGGCCAGAGTTATCGACCAGCTTTTTAAGCTGGGTGCCAATGTTATTTATGAGGCGGTTTCGGGTATTCATGTCAGCGGTCACCCCAGCCAGGAGGAATTAAAACTAATGATGAACCTGGTTAAGCCCAAGTTTTTTATGCCGGTGCACGGTGAGTGCCGTATGCTGGTAAAGCACGCTCGACTGGCTCGGGATCTGGGTATTCCTGAATCTAATATTTTCGTTGGTGAAAACGGTCAAGTGTTGGAGCTTACCAAGCGCAGCGGTCGCTTTGCCGGGCGGGTTACCTCCGGGCGAGTGCTGGTGGACGGCCTGGGTGTAGGTGATGTAGGTAACATTGTTTTGCGTGATCGTCGTCAGCTGTCCCAGGATGGTATTCTAATTGTTGTTATGACAATTAGTCGTGAATCCGGTTTAATAGTATCCGGGCCGGATATTGTATCACGGGGGTTTGTATATGTCCGGGAATCCGAACAATTAATGGATCAGGCCAAGGAAAAAGTGAAGTTAGCGTTAGAGAAATGTTATGCTCGGAAGATATTGGAATGGGCATCGATTAAGTCTCAAGTAAGAGATGATTTAAGCAAATTTCTATTTGAAAAAACAAGGAGAAGGCCCATGATTCTACCCATCATCATGGAAGTATAA
- a CDS encoding undecaprenyl-diphosphate phosphatase translates to MDLFQAVVLGIVQGLGEFLPISSSAHLVLVPWLAGWPYAGLTFDVALHVGTLFAVIAFFWRDWLFLIADGLRAKKTIEGKLFWYIVIGTIPGALVGYLLEDQAETIFRQPLLIGILLMIMGVILHFVDTRALAIKRLEEVGLKEGLMIGISQALAILPGVSRSGITMTAGRLMGLTRETSARFSFLLSTPIVAGAGLKKLTEVSPGDINTAFLVGVAVSALVGFLSIKFLLNYLARRSYSIFVWYRLLLGAVVIIVYFIR, encoded by the coding sequence TTGGATTTATTTCAAGCTGTAGTACTGGGTATTGTACAGGGATTGGGTGAATTTTTGCCGATTTCCAGTTCGGCTCACTTGGTATTGGTTCCCTGGCTAGCTGGTTGGCCATATGCCGGATTAACTTTTGATGTTGCTTTGCATGTGGGCACTCTTTTTGCGGTGATAGCTTTTTTCTGGCGGGACTGGCTGTTTTTAATCGCAGATGGGCTGCGCGCAAAAAAAACCATTGAAGGAAAGTTATTTTGGTATATAGTAATTGGTACTATACCCGGTGCGCTGGTGGGATATCTGCTCGAAGATCAGGCAGAAACAATTTTTCGCCAACCTTTACTGATCGGCATATTGCTAATGATCATGGGCGTTATTTTGCACTTTGTCGATACCCGGGCGTTGGCCATTAAAAGGCTGGAAGAAGTAGGTTTAAAAGAAGGGCTAATGATTGGTATATCTCAGGCTCTGGCTATTTTACCCGGTGTTTCTCGCTCGGGCATTACTATGACCGCAGGCCGGCTAATGGGTTTGACCCGTGAGACATCAGCTCGCTTTTCTTTTCTTTTATCCACGCCTATTGTAGCCGGTGCGGGATTAAAAAAGTTAACCGAAGTGTCCCCCGGTGATATTAACACGGCCTTTTTGGTTGGGGTGGCGGTTTCAGCATTGGTAGGCTTTTTGTCTATTAAATTTTTGCTGAACTATCTGGCCCGGCGCAGTTATTCTATTTTTGTCTGGTACCGCTTATTGTTGGGGGCAGTGGTTATTATTGTGTATTTTATTAGATAA
- the dapA gene encoding 4-hydroxy-tetrahydrodipicolinate synthase, whose protein sequence is MGIDFGRVLTAMVTPLKKDLTIDFDQVKKLARHLVQSGSDGLVVSGTTGESPTLTKEEKVELFRVVVEEVGGDAVVIAGTGSNNTSASIELTQAAEKVGVDAVMLVGPYYNKPSQEGLYQHFSTIAQSTNLPVILYNVPGRTAVNILSQTVVRLSAIDNIVAIKEASGNLDQVSELRRSLPDHFAIYCGDDSLTLPILSLGGRGVISVASHIIGQRIQEMVNAYTSGNVTMATKIHCSIFPVFKGMFVTSNPVPVKAALNMLGWQVGPPRLPLVEASQEEKEAIKKVLSDAKLL, encoded by the coding sequence ATGGGTATTGATTTCGGGCGAGTGTTAACGGCCATGGTAACACCATTGAAAAAGGATCTGACGATTGATTTTGATCAAGTTAAAAAATTGGCCCGTCACCTAGTGCAATCGGGTTCAGACGGTTTGGTCGTTTCCGGTACTACCGGTGAATCGCCTACACTGACAAAAGAAGAAAAGGTGGAACTCTTTCGCGTAGTGGTGGAAGAGGTTGGCGGTGATGCCGTGGTAATTGCCGGTACAGGCAGCAATAACACTTCTGCCAGCATTGAATTGACTCAAGCGGCGGAAAAAGTGGGTGTTGACGCTGTGATGCTGGTGGGGCCATATTATAACAAGCCTTCTCAGGAGGGACTGTATCAGCATTTTAGTACCATTGCTCAAAGTACCAATTTACCGGTGATTCTTTACAATGTACCCGGGCGAACGGCTGTTAATATATTATCCCAAACAGTCGTTCGCTTATCTGCTATTGATAATATAGTGGCTATCAAGGAGGCGTCGGGCAATCTTGACCAGGTTAGTGAATTGCGGCGCTCTTTACCGGATCATTTCGCCATTTATTGCGGGGATGATTCTTTGACACTGCCTATTCTATCTTTAGGCGGCAGGGGAGTTATCAGTGTTGCTTCACATATTATCGGTCAGCGTATTCAAGAGATGGTTAATGCTTATACCTCGGGGAACGTAACCATGGCTACCAAGATTCACTGCAGCATATTCCCTGTATTTAAGGGTATGTTTGTGACAAGCAATCCGGTACCCGTTAAAGCGGCTCTGAATATGCTGGGCTGGCAGGTGGGTCCACCCAGACTGCCGCTGGTGGAGGCCAGTCAGGAGGAAAAGGAAGCCATTAAGAAAGTGTTGTCTGATGCCAAGCTGTTGTAG